One genomic segment of Clostridium saccharoperbutylacetonicum N1-4(HMT) includes these proteins:
- a CDS encoding LysR family transcriptional regulator substrate-binding protein has translation MLPNLIYIVESIHLPSEPMIAVYCGDTYNYNNNSIKISELEDKPLLISSKFKNMLFEACEKYNFEPRILCEINDARSLLLWASSGMGIAIVPKDWIDISKNINLKYNEINEPSLVTRSEIIWTKDKYLSSVAKHFLDEFCR, from the coding sequence ATGTTGCCTAACTTAATCTATATAGTTGAATCTATTCATTTACCTTCTGAACCTATGATAGCAGTATATTGTGGAGATACTTATAATTATAATAATAATTCTATTAAAATTTCGGAACTTGAAGATAAACCCTTATTGATAAGCTCTAAATTTAAAAATATGTTATTTGAAGCATGTGAAAAATATAATTTCGAACCTAGAATTCTTTGCGAAATTAATGATGCACGCTCACTCCTATTATGGGCTAGTAGTGGAATGGGTATAGCTATAGTTCCTAAAGATTGGATTGACATTTCCAAAAATATCAATTTAAAATATAACGAGATAAATGAGCCATCTTTAGTAACACGTTCTGAGATTATATGGACTAAAGACAAATACCTATCTTCTGTTGCTAAACACTTTCTAGATGAATTTTGTAGATAA